The Mucilaginibacter mallensis genome has a segment encoding these proteins:
- a CDS encoding CHC2 zinc finger domain-containing protein: MEIEDIKTQLLMKSVLQHYQLYPDKQARLCCPFHEDKTPSLQVYYKTQTAYCFSSNCSTHGKSMDVIDFIMHKENLTKHEAIEKAVQLIGGHNTGNQAQQLTKQAVLTKMFSYFKNAVHNSKPAQEYLQSRSLDFKQTEVGYNAGQYHHGTRKDEALIKSCIAVGLLQDSGNKSKTGEAAYNVFGKWCVVFGLKDKDGHIAGLYFRSTLNDKESKHFYLKDRAGLYPAYPKPDTKKLILTEAIIDAATLLQIPQISAAYSVLSCYGTNGLTDEHIKAIKGLTDLEEVIFFFDGDQAGTAAVKKYGKSLSELLPNTKITAVQTPEGEDINSLAQGHEAEMLIHLLDERAEQKPKSGQVLFSTEKNDEVVISPATPALDCSNPHQIKFTTATAKYYVQGGLKKELDSLKITLAIENPALPYLKSRLKYDLYNDKDVERNTKEAADKLNLRADLLQTDISLLTDLLEAERDKQVTKSNENPTGAPAYQMNEESKKKCLDFLNKPGLIQNINALIGKAGVTGEETNRIFLYCIASSYKMNDTLHALVQGSSGSGKTHLIIKIAGLMPPEDVTALTRVTESSFYNYGEYELSHTLLCFEDLDGMKEEALLALRELMSREVLTSSTSIKDESGNIRAAVKTVRGPIASLSATTKGEIYEDNMGRAFLIAVDESKAQTQKIIQYQNDKAAGLTDTGKEKDIKAFLQNCIRLLKPYEVINPYANKIQLPDEVHKIRRLNELYQAFVKQVTLLNQYQRKKDERGRLIAEKGDLKTACDIMFESILLKVDELDGSLRQYFEQVKSYISGKVEIMMNETTPFRRKLTHCFGAN, encoded by the coding sequence ATGGAAATAGAAGACATCAAAACGCAGCTATTAATGAAGTCGGTATTACAGCATTACCAGTTGTACCCTGACAAGCAAGCCCGTTTATGCTGCCCGTTCCATGAAGATAAAACGCCGAGTTTGCAGGTGTACTACAAAACGCAGACGGCGTACTGTTTCAGCAGCAATTGCAGCACCCACGGCAAGAGTATGGACGTGATCGACTTTATTATGCACAAGGAAAACCTGACCAAGCACGAGGCCATAGAAAAAGCGGTGCAGCTGATCGGCGGCCACAACACCGGTAACCAGGCGCAGCAGTTAACCAAGCAAGCGGTACTCACCAAAATGTTCAGCTACTTTAAAAATGCGGTGCATAACAGCAAGCCAGCGCAGGAATACCTGCAAAGCCGTAGCCTTGACTTTAAGCAAACGGAGGTCGGCTATAATGCAGGGCAGTACCACCACGGCACCAGGAAAGACGAAGCCCTGATCAAAAGCTGCATAGCAGTGGGCTTGCTACAGGACAGCGGGAATAAAAGCAAAACTGGTGAAGCCGCTTATAACGTTTTCGGCAAATGGTGCGTGGTATTCGGGCTGAAAGACAAAGACGGGCATATCGCAGGCCTTTACTTTAGAAGCACCTTAAACGACAAGGAAAGCAAACACTTTTACCTGAAAGACCGGGCAGGCCTGTACCCGGCTTACCCGAAACCTGATACCAAAAAGCTGATATTGACCGAAGCCATCATTGATGCGGCCACGCTGTTACAAATCCCGCAGATCTCCGCAGCTTACAGCGTACTTTCCTGTTACGGCACCAATGGCCTGACCGATGAACATATAAAAGCGATCAAAGGCTTAACAGACCTGGAAGAAGTGATCTTCTTCTTTGACGGCGACCAGGCAGGCACGGCAGCGGTAAAAAAGTACGGCAAATCCTTATCCGAATTATTACCAAATACAAAAATAACAGCGGTACAAACGCCGGAGGGCGAAGACATCAATAGCCTGGCACAGGGGCATGAAGCGGAAATGTTAATCCACCTGCTCGATGAAAGAGCGGAGCAAAAACCCAAAAGCGGCCAGGTTCTTTTTTCAACTGAAAAAAATGACGAAGTCGTTATCAGCCCTGCAACCCCGGCCTTAGATTGCAGTAACCCCCACCAAATCAAATTCACGACCGCCACCGCCAAATATTACGTGCAGGGCGGGCTAAAAAAAGAACTGGACAGCTTAAAAATAACGCTTGCGATAGAAAACCCGGCTTTGCCCTACCTGAAAAGCCGCTTAAAATACGACCTGTATAATGACAAGGATGTGGAGCGCAACACGAAAGAGGCCGCCGATAAACTGAACTTACGGGCAGACTTATTACAAACAGACATCAGCCTGTTGACCGACCTGCTGGAAGCGGAACGGGATAAACAAGTTACAAAATCTAACGAAAACCCCACCGGGGCACCGGCATACCAAATGAACGAAGAAAGCAAAAAGAAGTGCCTGGACTTCTTAAACAAACCCGGCCTTATCCAAAATATCAATGCGCTGATCGGCAAGGCTGGCGTAACGGGCGAAGAAACCAACCGTATCTTTTTATACTGTATCGCATCCAGTTACAAAATGAATGACACGCTGCACGCCCTGGTACAGGGCAGCAGCGGCAGCGGTAAAACGCACCTGATTATCAAAATAGCGGGGCTGATGCCGCCGGAAGATGTAACCGCATTGACCAGGGTAACGGAAAGCAGCTTTTATAATTACGGCGAATACGAACTCTCGCATACGCTGTTATGCTTTGAAGACCTGGACGGCATGAAAGAAGAAGCCCTACTCGCCCTGCGGGAACTGATGAGCCGGGAGGTGCTGACCAGCAGCACCAGTATCAAAGACGAAAGCGGCAATATCCGGGCGGCGGTAAAAACGGTAAGAGGGCCGATAGCCAGCCTGTCGGCCACTACTAAAGGCGAAATCTATGAGGACAATATGGGCAGGGCTTTTTTGATCGCCGTTGACGAAAGCAAGGCACAGACCCAAAAGATCATCCAATATCAGAACGACAAGGCGGCAGGCCTGACCGATACCGGCAAAGAAAAAGACATCAAAGCTTTTCTGCAAAACTGTATCCGGCTGTTAAAACCTTATGAGGTCATTAACCCATACGCCAATAAAATACAGTTGCCCGACGAAGTGCATAAGATCAGGCGGCTCAACGAACTGTACCAGGCCTTTGTCAAACAGGTTACTTTATTAAACCAGTACCAAAGGAAGAAAGACGAAAGAGGCAGGCTGATCGCAGAAAAGGGAGACCTGAAAACAGCCTGCGATATCATGTTTGAAAGCATACTGTTGAAAGTGGACGAACTGGACGGGAGTTTAAGGCAATACTTCGAGCAGGTAAAAAGCTATATCAGCGGCAAGGTGGAGATTATGATGAATGAGACCACACCATTTCGGCGCAAGCTGACCCACTGTTTCGGGGCAAACTGA
- the istA gene encoding IS21 family transposase, with protein MSKIRKILRMNSQGRSTRFIAAQIDSSRNTVRKYLAVLKKSGFTFEEVNSLNDKELEDIFGKTRENNQPSSRMQSMLRCFPHVDKELKKTGMNRQLLWEAYIKEFPDGYKYTQFCTYYNQWKTRVNPTMHMDHKAGDKLYVDFAGEKMSYTDKETGEVIEVEVFVAILGASQLTYVEAVMSQQKEDFIAACENTLHFIGGVPAAIVPDNLKAAVTKSSRYEPTLNETFEDFADHYGTTILPARAYRPRDKALVEGAVKIIYTKVYAPLNKHVYHSLTELNTAIWQALEVHNSQLLKGRNYSRILQFEEIERGALAPLPVLRYQFKKHFYARVIKNGHVNLGPDKHYYSVPYRFIGKRVKLLYSRTIVEIYSNYERIALHPREKNPYGYTTDKEHMASAHRFKSDWTPDMFLNWAASIHEDVRLYILQILERKQHPEQAYKSCLGVLGFAKKAGNDRLIMACQRGLSYGLYSYKTIQTILENKMDNYEESIFADELPMPDHGNIRGKDYYK; from the coding sequence ATGAGTAAGATTAGAAAGATTTTAAGGATGAACAGCCAGGGTCGCAGCACGCGATTTATAGCTGCCCAGATTGATTCATCCCGGAATACCGTAAGAAAGTACCTGGCCGTCCTTAAGAAGAGCGGCTTTACCTTTGAAGAAGTTAATAGCCTGAATGATAAGGAACTGGAAGATATTTTCGGCAAGACCAGGGAAAACAACCAGCCAAGCAGCCGTATGCAATCCATGCTGCGCTGCTTTCCGCACGTCGATAAAGAGCTCAAAAAGACCGGTATGAACCGGCAACTCCTGTGGGAAGCCTATATCAAAGAGTTTCCTGACGGCTATAAGTACACCCAGTTTTGCACGTATTACAACCAATGGAAGACCAGGGTCAACCCGACCATGCACATGGATCACAAGGCCGGAGACAAGCTATACGTTGATTTTGCGGGTGAAAAGATGAGCTATACGGACAAGGAAACCGGTGAAGTCATTGAAGTAGAAGTCTTTGTAGCAATCCTTGGGGCCAGTCAGCTCACCTATGTAGAGGCTGTTATGAGCCAGCAAAAGGAAGACTTTATCGCAGCCTGCGAGAATACCCTGCACTTTATCGGCGGCGTTCCTGCCGCCATTGTACCGGATAACCTGAAGGCGGCTGTAACCAAAAGCAGCCGCTATGAACCAACCCTTAACGAAACATTTGAAGACTTCGCCGACCATTATGGGACTACCATTCTACCAGCGCGGGCGTACCGCCCGCGTGACAAGGCATTAGTAGAAGGTGCCGTTAAGATCATTTATACCAAGGTATACGCCCCTTTAAACAAGCATGTCTACCATTCTTTAACAGAACTCAATACAGCGATCTGGCAGGCCCTGGAAGTCCATAACAGCCAGTTGCTTAAGGGTCGCAATTATAGCAGGATACTACAGTTTGAAGAGATCGAGCGTGGGGCCCTGGCACCGCTACCTGTCCTGCGTTACCAGTTCAAAAAACACTTTTATGCCAGGGTGATCAAGAATGGCCATGTCAATCTCGGCCCTGATAAACACTATTACAGTGTGCCTTATCGCTTCATCGGCAAGCGGGTTAAGCTATTATACTCCCGCACTATTGTAGAGATCTACTCCAATTATGAGCGTATCGCTTTGCACCCGCGCGAAAAGAACCCCTATGGTTATACTACTGACAAAGAACACATGGCCAGCGCTCACCGCTTTAAAAGTGACTGGACACCAGATATGTTCCTCAATTGGGCGGCCTCCATTCATGAGGATGTCAGGCTATATATCCTTCAGATACTGGAGCGTAAACAACACCCCGAACAGGCTTACAAATCCTGCCTGGGGGTACTTGGCTTTGCAAAAAAAGCAGGGAATGACCGGTTAATAATGGCCTGTCAGCGAGGGCTCAGTTATGGCCTTTATAGCTATAAAACGATACAAACCATATTGGAAAACAAGATGGACAACTATGAGGAAAGCATATTTGCCGATGAGCTACCCATGCCTGATCATGGTAATATCCGGGGAAAAGACTATTACAAATAA
- the istB gene encoding IS21-like element helper ATPase IstB, translating into MNTSTLDKLRKMKFFGMFHAFKSSMETGKTNDYTADELLAHLVDAEWDDRQNRRIERTILYARFRYKASIEDVHYHADRSIDRNQIMRLADCTFVDRFENLLITGSTGIGKSYIASAVGYQACVLGYRVLYTSTPKLFAKLKMAKADGSYMKELAKIERQQLLILDDFGIQPFDAQSRAALMEIIEDRHGKTSLIITSQLPVSKWFEVIGEKTVADAILDRIVHDAHRIELKGESMRRKRNVEPENSH; encoded by the coding sequence ATGAACACAAGCACCTTAGACAAACTGCGGAAGATGAAGTTCTTCGGCATGTTCCATGCCTTTAAAAGCAGTATGGAAACCGGTAAAACAAACGATTACACGGCAGATGAACTACTGGCCCACCTGGTAGATGCAGAATGGGACGACCGGCAGAACAGGCGTATCGAACGCACGATCCTATATGCCCGGTTCCGCTATAAAGCTTCAATTGAAGATGTTCATTATCATGCCGACCGAAGTATCGACCGCAACCAGATCATGCGCCTGGCAGATTGTACGTTTGTTGACCGCTTCGAGAACCTGCTGATCACCGGCAGTACCGGTATCGGTAAAAGCTATATTGCTTCTGCTGTGGGCTACCAGGCCTGTGTATTGGGCTACCGGGTATTGTACACCAGTACACCCAAACTGTTCGCTAAACTGAAGATGGCCAAGGCGGACGGCTCCTACATGAAAGAGCTGGCTAAGATCGAAAGACAGCAATTGCTCATACTCGACGACTTTGGTATCCAGCCTTTTGATGCACAAAGCAGGGCTGCGCTAATGGAGATCATTGAGGACAGGCACGGTAAGACCTCGCTGATCATCACTTCGCAGTTGCCAGTGAGCAAATGGTTTGAAGTGATCGGTGAAAAAACGGTTGCTGATGCGATCCTTGACCGGATCGTTCATGATGCACACCGCATCGAGTTAAAGGGAGAATCTATGAGAAGAAAACGTAATGTTGAACCAGAAAACAGCCATTAA
- a CDS encoding glycoside hydrolase family 2 protein: MLQFISNSYSKSLGLLLLGLQLMLANYTLAQSRQVLAINQDWKFKKASYNTNIAFADGNWENVTIPHTWNNKDMQSGKGFYTGDAFYKKEIVAKNEWKDKRVFIRFEGVGTVADLYVNNKFIGEHKGAYSAFCFEISNSLKYDTTNTILVKVNNEERTDVIPTNNRLFGVFGGIYRPAELIITNKINITTTDYASPGIYIKQNTSNKKADITVTAKIENKEDHTRQVIVQTAICDKDGKIVKQIQRQATVRPQGINIIDQQLQLANPHLWNARKDPYLYSLTTSIIQDGKVTDAVTQPLGLRYFAIVAGKGFYLNGESYRLYGVCRHQEWQSSGSALSNKQHETDLDMIYEIGATSIRFAHYQQAEYIYSKCDSLGFVIWAEIPFVNAVTTHEGDNVYYGDVDHPVSGQIDPGVS; the protein is encoded by the coding sequence ATGCTGCAATTTATATCAAACTCCTATTCAAAAAGTTTAGGCCTTTTATTATTGGGTTTGCAGCTAATGCTGGCTAACTACACATTAGCCCAATCGCGCCAGGTTTTAGCAATTAACCAGGACTGGAAGTTTAAGAAAGCATCCTATAACACCAATATTGCTTTTGCCGATGGTAATTGGGAAAATGTGACTATCCCGCATACCTGGAATAATAAGGATATGCAGAGCGGCAAGGGCTTTTATACAGGTGATGCTTTTTATAAGAAAGAGATTGTTGCAAAAAATGAATGGAAAGATAAACGGGTTTTTATCCGCTTTGAAGGAGTAGGCACAGTTGCTGATTTATATGTGAATAATAAATTTATAGGTGAGCATAAAGGCGCTTACTCGGCTTTTTGTTTTGAGATCAGCAACTCATTAAAATATGATACGACCAACACCATCTTAGTAAAAGTTAATAATGAGGAACGCACTGACGTTATCCCAACCAACAATAGATTGTTTGGCGTATTTGGCGGAATTTATCGCCCTGCCGAACTGATTATTACCAATAAGATTAATATCACCACAACCGATTATGCCTCGCCGGGCATTTATATCAAACAAAATACCAGTAATAAAAAAGCCGATATTACAGTAACGGCCAAAATAGAAAACAAAGAAGACCACACGCGGCAAGTAATTGTGCAAACAGCGATCTGTGATAAGGATGGGAAAATAGTAAAACAAATACAGCGACAGGCAACGGTAAGACCGCAGGGCATCAATATCATTGATCAGCAACTTCAATTGGCCAATCCGCATTTGTGGAATGCCCGTAAAGACCCTTATTTATATTCGCTTACCACTTCAATCATTCAGGATGGTAAGGTAACAGACGCAGTTACCCAGCCACTTGGCTTGCGGTACTTTGCGATTGTAGCGGGTAAAGGGTTTTATTTGAATGGCGAGTCTTACCGTTTATATGGTGTTTGCCGCCACCAGGAATGGCAGAGCTCTGGCAGCGCATTAAGCAATAAACAGCACGAAACGGATCTGGATATGATCTATGAAATAGGTGCTACCTCTATCCGCTTTGCCCATTATCAGCAGGCTGAATATATTTACTCTAAATGCGATAGCCTGGGATTTGTGATCTGGGCCGAAATACCATTTGTAAACGCCGTTACCACGCACGAGGGCGATAATGTATATTATGGAGATGTTGACCACCCTGTTTCGGGCCAAATTGACCCAGGGGTTAGCTGA
- a CDS encoding beta-galactosidase → MTKAIKRTVLLFSLLFYTIGLFAQVKKQQTQVWTPDNGNGTFTNPLMWGDWPDPDIIRVGDEFYFISTSMHYVPGCPIAKSKDLVNWEMAGYAVPRYDEDPRYDMKGGSMYLNGSWASTLRYHNGTFYAGFCTPSGFGTKEGHFSICTAKDVNGPWTRTIFKESLYDPGLFFDDDGKVYVAHGQQKLFITELNSDARSVKVPQKEIYNNPKYPYLEGSHLYKVNGKYYLLGSTGGTKGRQVCLRSDNIYGPYESKVVINDDHTYPGNGLHQGGMVQLKDGSWWFIIMQDRGPIGRVPNLEPVTWVDGWPMLGENGKGVDTFKKPNVGGVYPITVPATADEFNSPKLGLQWQWNHNPDPQKWSLTEHKGYMQLKANNAKNLADARNTLTQRVQGPYSEGSVEMQVNGMKDGDVAGFGVFQFPYAFVSVQQNGTKRTIVMVNNDTTITTVNFTGNTIWFKASVTHIGFKASFAYSVDGKNYQPIGNELKMGLGLDWTANRFALFNYNTNKTGVGGYADFNWFHYTNIEPAKSSASVPVIKQFAHPDRIRYDGNSMKIEGKDFFMYSAAFHYFRCPKELWRDRFKKIKEAGFNTVETYVPWNWHERDMPASISDTSKFDFTDLKEWLKMAQDEFGLYTVVRPGPFICAEWSGGGYPQWLAKYGPGKGDFWLRSADPEHIKWSEHWYNAVCKVLAKEQLTRKPKGSKGIIMVQIENEYDAFDGPGKEDLLRALYRSAKNNGIDVPIFTCLTAECRESKKPELSQVFDCDNYYVGLNEAPSCAYRMAQLRRSQPDAPGFVTELQGGWFSLVTGRLSDENYSDARHFNAIGLMSLLGGASGLNYYMFYGGTHFAGWGARGMTTSYDYNAAIRENGELSPKYFAAKGIGEFIKKYGDKLLYTQGGPCELKVAGNAAPKELFGGVRIAPDGTKFVFLHNTDAKKSLSGTITIVPGKIVRPADPIYNINQNGEKVLISTTGADTSAKLTISPFEVNYELADLGAKVLVIPPGATPDKGEWWPKSQTTETHLSQVPARVRIATAVKHDDPFAEAKWQPLEDGKSLSEIGVNDFRYSYYRCRVNLNADQVATETKLLFNMFTRDIVMAQVNGKLAKRIFPDKADAQSWPTRDCFTRIDSNTFDNQFDVTGLLKKGDNEIVVVYENLGHAHGYMPMEELAGIKKGGLSNTTKSITQPLQWQVAQDLAGVTNGWTLPDFDAKKWKKVALDTITVIPRKGNRIQPKNTPTALVTWYRVEFELPASASQSTWLARINASGNGYMWLNGNNIGRHWEVGPQREFYLPECWLKFGKGEKNVLVFGLRQTDSGAFIKALEIAPYSISSITAL, encoded by the coding sequence ATGACTAAAGCTATAAAAAGGACTGTTTTATTATTCTCATTGTTGTTTTATACTATTGGGTTATTTGCCCAGGTAAAAAAGCAGCAAACACAGGTTTGGACCCCGGATAATGGTAACGGTACATTTACCAATCCCTTGATGTGGGGCGATTGGCCCGATCCTGATATTATTCGTGTGGGTGACGAATTCTATTTCATTTCCACCAGTATGCATTATGTTCCCGGTTGCCCTATTGCTAAATCAAAGGACCTGGTTAATTGGGAGATGGCAGGCTACGCTGTTCCGCGTTACGATGAGGATCCCCGCTATGATATGAAGGGCGGTAGTATGTATTTGAACGGTTCCTGGGCATCTACGCTTCGTTATCATAATGGCACCTTTTATGCCGGCTTTTGTACCCCGAGCGGATTCGGTACAAAAGAGGGACATTTTTCTATATGCACAGCTAAGGATGTCAATGGGCCATGGACCAGAACCATTTTTAAGGAATCACTGTATGACCCAGGCTTGTTTTTTGATGACGACGGAAAAGTTTATGTAGCGCACGGACAACAAAAACTATTCATAACGGAGTTGAACAGTGATGCCCGTTCCGTAAAAGTTCCTCAAAAAGAAATATACAACAATCCTAAATATCCCTACTTGGAGGGTTCTCATTTATACAAGGTAAATGGCAAATACTACCTGCTGGGGTCTACAGGCGGAACAAAGGGGCGACAGGTCTGTCTTCGTTCAGATAACATCTACGGGCCTTACGAATCAAAAGTAGTTATCAATGACGATCATACTTATCCCGGCAATGGACTGCATCAAGGGGGTATGGTACAATTGAAAGATGGTTCCTGGTGGTTTATTATTATGCAGGATCGCGGCCCTATTGGTCGCGTGCCTAACCTGGAGCCTGTTACATGGGTAGATGGCTGGCCCATGTTAGGAGAAAATGGCAAAGGAGTAGATACCTTTAAAAAGCCCAATGTAGGGGGCGTTTACCCTATCACAGTCCCCGCTACAGCTGATGAATTTAATTCGCCCAAGCTTGGTTTACAGTGGCAATGGAATCATAACCCCGATCCACAAAAATGGTCACTGACTGAACATAAAGGGTATATGCAATTGAAAGCGAACAACGCCAAAAATTTGGCTGATGCCCGCAATACGCTTACCCAACGTGTGCAAGGCCCCTATTCAGAAGGCTCGGTTGAAATGCAGGTGAACGGCATGAAAGATGGTGATGTAGCCGGATTTGGTGTTTTTCAGTTTCCTTATGCCTTTGTTTCGGTGCAACAAAACGGGACGAAAAGGACAATTGTAATGGTTAATAATGACACCACTATTACCACTGTAAACTTTACGGGTAATACGATTTGGTTTAAGGCCAGTGTTACACATATTGGCTTTAAAGCATCATTTGCTTATAGCGTTGATGGCAAAAACTATCAGCCTATAGGTAATGAATTGAAAATGGGACTGGGGTTAGATTGGACAGCCAATCGTTTTGCATTGTTCAACTATAATACCAATAAAACTGGCGTGGGTGGTTACGCTGATTTTAACTGGTTCCATTACACAAATATTGAACCGGCAAAAAGCTCCGCCAGCGTTCCTGTGATTAAGCAGTTCGCCCATCCCGACCGTATTAGATACGACGGGAACAGCATGAAGATTGAAGGCAAAGATTTTTTCATGTATAGTGCGGCCTTCCATTATTTTAGATGCCCGAAAGAACTATGGCGCGATAGATTTAAGAAAATAAAGGAAGCCGGTTTTAACACGGTTGAGACTTATGTGCCATGGAACTGGCACGAACGTGACATGCCTGCCAGCATCTCGGATACATCTAAATTTGATTTTACCGACCTGAAGGAGTGGCTAAAAATGGCGCAGGATGAATTTGGATTATATACCGTAGTTCGTCCGGGGCCATTTATTTGTGCGGAATGGTCTGGTGGTGGATATCCGCAATGGCTAGCAAAATATGGCCCAGGTAAGGGTGATTTTTGGCTACGTAGCGCCGATCCGGAACATATCAAATGGTCGGAGCATTGGTACAATGCAGTTTGTAAGGTGCTTGCCAAAGAGCAGCTTACCCGAAAGCCAAAAGGCAGTAAAGGGATTATTATGGTGCAGATTGAAAATGAGTATGATGCTTTTGATGGACCAGGCAAAGAGGATTTATTGAGAGCACTTTACAGATCGGCAAAAAACAATGGTATTGATGTGCCGATATTTACCTGCTTAACAGCTGAATGCCGTGAGAGTAAAAAGCCTGAGCTTTCACAGGTGTTCGATTGTGATAATTACTATGTCGGGTTAAATGAAGCACCGAGCTGTGCCTATCGTATGGCACAGTTGCGGCGCAGCCAGCCTGATGCTCCCGGGTTTGTTACCGAATTACAGGGTGGATGGTTTTCGCTGGTAACCGGCAGGCTCAGCGACGAAAACTATTCCGATGCCCGCCACTTTAACGCTATTGGGTTAATGAGTTTATTGGGTGGTGCCTCCGGCCTGAATTATTATATGTTTTATGGCGGAACCCATTTTGCTGGCTGGGGTGCGCGTGGCATGACTACCAGCTATGATTATAATGCTGCAATACGTGAGAATGGAGAATTATCACCTAAATATTTTGCCGCTAAAGGTATTGGCGAATTCATTAAAAAATATGGTGATAAACTTTTGTATACCCAGGGAGGTCCTTGCGAACTTAAAGTTGCGGGCAATGCTGCTCCCAAAGAACTTTTTGGTGGCGTGCGTATAGCACCCGATGGAACCAAGTTTGTTTTCCTGCATAATACCGATGCAAAAAAATCACTATCAGGTACAATAACAATTGTGCCCGGAAAAATTGTTCGTCCCGCTGATCCGATCTATAACATCAATCAGAATGGAGAGAAAGTACTTATCAGTACAACAGGTGCAGATACTTCGGCAAAGCTTACTATCAGCCCATTTGAGGTAAACTATGAACTTGCGGACCTTGGCGCTAAAGTGCTGGTAATACCTCCGGGTGCTACTCCCGATAAAGGGGAGTGGTGGCCCAAAAGCCAAACTACTGAAACTCATTTAAGCCAAGTCCCTGCTCGCGTTCGTATTGCTACTGCAGTTAAGCACGATGACCCTTTTGCAGAAGCAAAATGGCAACCATTGGAAGACGGAAAATCGCTGTCAGAAATAGGAGTGAATGATTTCCGGTATAGCTACTATCGCTGCCGGGTAAATCTTAATGCTGATCAGGTAGCAACTGAAACCAAGTTACTATTCAACATGTTTACGCGTGATATTGTTATGGCGCAGGTGAATGGCAAACTTGCCAAACGTATCTTCCCCGATAAAGCCGATGCACAATCATGGCCTACCCGTGATTGCTTTACCCGGATTGATTCAAACACATTCGATAATCAGTTTGATGTAACCGGATTACTAAAAAAAGGTGATAATGAAATTGTGGTGGTTTATGAAAATTTAGGCCATGCGCATGGCTATATGCCAATGGAAGAACTTGCCGGTATTAAGAAAGGCGGTTTATCAAATACTACAAAAAGCATTACGCAGCCGCTTCAATGGCAGGTAGCCCAGGATTTGGCCGGGGTTACTAACGGTTGGACTCTTCCGGATTTCGATGCGAAAAAATGGAAAAAGGTTGCGCTTGATACAATTACTGTTATACCACGGAAAGGAAATAGAATTCAACCTAAAAATACGCCAACGGCATTGGTTACCTGGTATAGAGTGGAATTTGAATTACCAGCCTCTGCCAGTCAATCAACATGGCTAGCCCGTATCAACGCATCCGGAAATGGCTATATGTGGCTGAATGGGAACAATATCGGCCGCCATTGGGAAGTGGGCCCGCAACGTGAATTTTATTTACCGGAATGTTGGCTGAAATTTGGGAAAGGTGAAAAGAATGTATTGGTATTTGGCCTACGACAAACAGATTCCGGCGCATTTATAAAGGCATTGGAAATTGCACCGTATTCAATATCATCAATAACCGCATTGTAA